In Erigeron canadensis isolate Cc75 chromosome 6, C_canadensis_v1, whole genome shotgun sequence, the following are encoded in one genomic region:
- the LOC122604353 gene encoding uncharacterized protein LOC122604353, giving the protein MPNYAKFLKELVSDKKKLEEAKTAVMSAKCSSIIKNQIPPKLEDPGSFLIACSFGAYLYEALTDLGANINLMPYSVYRKLSLGELTPTRMSIRLADRSFQYPMGIAEKLQTKMGHMIFPVDFVILKMEANTKVPLIVDCPFLMTADAIIWVKAKEISLGVGDDRVIFNVKRAFKHPYSCDETCFRIDVIVEEDALEKELMDLLDMEEGEALLACSEEEEELVGERWWKRSWL; this is encoded by the coding sequence ATGCCAAACTATGCCAAGTTCCTCAAGGAACTTGTTAGTGATAAGAAGAAGCTGGAAGAGGCGAAGACTGCAGTGATGAGCGCCAAATGTTCTTCTATCATCAAGAATCAGATTCCTCCCAAGTTGGAAGACCCAGGGAGTTTTCTAATTGCTTGTTCTTTTGGTGCTTACTTGTATGAGGCATTGACCGATCTTGGGGCCAacattaatttgatgccttattCTGTGTATAGGAAGTTGTCTCTAGGAGAGTTGACCCctacccgcatgagcattaggcttgcGGATCGAtctttccaatatcccatggggatagcagAAAAATTGCAAACTAAAATGGGGCACATGATATTTCCGGTCGATTTTGTTATTCTCAAGATGGAAGCGAACACTAAGGTCCCTCTCATTGTCGACTGCCCATTCCTtatgaccgcggatgctatcatctgGGTTAAGGCTAAGGAGATTTCCTTAGGAGTCGGTGATGACCgagttatttttaatgttaaaagaGCATTTAAGCATCCTTACTCTTGTGATGAAACTTGTTTCAGGATAGATGTGATTGTAGAAGAAGAtgctttggaaaaggagctCATGGATTTGTTGGACATGGAAGAAGGTGAAGCCTTgctagcttgtagtgaagaagaggaagagttGGTTGGAGAGAGATGGTGGAAGAGATCGTGGCTTTAA